Proteins encoded in a region of the Malaciobacter mytili LMG 24559 genome:
- the pglF gene encoding UDP-N-acetylglucosamine 4,6-dehydratase (configuration-retaining), whose amino-acid sequence MINYLDKRILNFIVIIALTIITFSWTFFIFKIPFELDVVFAVIFVRVLCSFLIFKDYSLSWSKSTQKTFLIKSIVYIIAFCVYMPFYYGKIRIAFMVSELAFYLFAINFSMYAYYYLLNRGKIQKTKNVVIYGAGKAGIKLEEEFEQSSYKVKYFVDDDKILQKRTIDAVYILSKEELIKKIGKDKLDLLVIAMPSVPKDRIKEIYEELSLYFNAIKILPSLQEILNEKSFSDQLKDISVEDLLARHPKDLDKKQIEKFIKNKVVLITGAGGSIGSEISRQCKKFGAKKLILVDHSEYNLYKITEELNSSNVVSVMQTVRNFGFIENTFKKYEPQIVIHAAAYKHVPLVEENILEGISNNIIGTKNCIDLAIKYKAEKFVLISTDKAVRPTNVMGTTKRICELYAQNVNSFDTEIVSVRFGNVLGSSGSVIPKFKEQIKNGGPITVTHPEITRYFMLIPEACELVLQAASIGKGNELFILDMGEPVKIYDLAKKMCQLSGREDIKIEFCGLRQGEKLYEELLINDTDKKTEYDSIMVASATKYDIAKLNKDIEELLVCEDKLAKLKEIVPEFNHNTSN is encoded by the coding sequence ATGATAAACTATCTTGATAAAAGAATATTAAATTTTATAGTAATAATAGCTCTTACTATTATTACTTTTTCTTGGACTTTTTTTATATTTAAAATTCCTTTTGAACTAGATGTAGTTTTTGCAGTAATTTTTGTAAGAGTTTTATGCTCTTTTTTAATCTTTAAGGATTATTCATTATCTTGGAGTAAATCTACACAAAAAACTTTTCTTATTAAAAGTATAGTTTATATAATTGCTTTTTGTGTCTATATGCCTTTTTATTATGGAAAAATTAGAATAGCATTTATGGTATCTGAACTTGCATTTTATCTTTTTGCAATAAATTTTTCTATGTATGCATACTACTATTTATTAAATAGAGGAAAAATACAAAAAACAAAAAATGTTGTAATTTATGGTGCAGGAAAAGCTGGTATAAAGCTTGAAGAAGAGTTTGAACAAAGTAGTTATAAAGTAAAATATTTTGTAGATGATGATAAGATTTTACAAAAAAGAACAATTGATGCAGTATATATTTTATCAAAAGAAGAACTAATTAAAAAAATAGGAAAAGATAAGCTTGATTTACTTGTAATTGCAATGCCAAGTGTTCCAAAAGATAGAATAAAAGAGATTTATGAAGAGTTAAGCTTATATTTTAATGCAATTAAAATTCTACCATCACTGCAAGAAATTCTAAATGAAAAAAGTTTTTCAGATCAATTAAAAGATATAAGTGTAGAAGATTTACTTGCAAGGCATCCAAAAGACTTAGATAAAAAGCAAATAGAAAAATTTATTAAAAACAAAGTAGTTTTAATAACAGGTGCTGGTGGAAGTATAGGAAGTGAGATAAGTAGACAATGTAAAAAATTTGGTGCTAAAAAACTTATCTTAGTTGATCATAGTGAATATAATTTATATAAAATAACAGAAGAGTTAAACTCTTCAAATGTAGTATCTGTTATGCAAACTGTTAGAAACTTTGGTTTTATAGAAAATACTTTTAAAAAGTATGAACCTCAAATAGTTATCCACGCAGCTGCTTACAAGCATGTCCCTTTAGTGGAAGAAAATATTTTAGAAGGTATTTCAAATAATATAATAGGAACTAAAAACTGTATAGATTTAGCTATTAAATATAAGGCTGAAAAGTTTGTATTAATTTCAACTGATAAAGCAGTTCGTCCTACAAATGTAATGGGAACTACAAAAAGAATTTGTGAATTATATGCTCAAAATGTAAACTCTTTTGATACTGAAATTGTATCTGTAAGATTTGGAAATGTTTTAGGAAGTAGTGGAAGTGTAATTCCAAAATTTAAAGAGCAAATAAAAAATGGTGGTCCAATTACTGTAACACATCCAGAAATTACAAGATATTTTATGCTAATTCCAGAAGCGTGTGAGCTAGTTTTACAAGCAGCTTCAATTGGAAAAGGTAATGAACTATTTATTTTAGATATGGGTGAACCAGTTAAGATATATGATTTAGCTAAAAAGATGTGTCAATTAAGTGGTAGAGAAGATATTAAAATAGAGTTTTGTGGTTTAAGACAAGGAGAAAAACTTTATGAAGAACTTCTTATTAATGATACAGATAAAAAAACAGAATATGACTCTATTATGGTAGCAAGTGCTACAAAATACGATATAGCTAAGTTAAATAAAGATATAGAGGAACTTTTAGTTTGTGAAGATAAACTTGCAAAATTAAAAGAGATAGTTCCTGAGTTTAATCATAATACAAGTAACTAA
- a CDS encoding polysaccharide biosynthesis protein encodes MFKDKILCITGGTGSFGNAVLRNFLNTDIKEIRIFSRDELKQDEMRKRYNNDKLKFYLGDVRDKNSLEDAIRGVDYIFHAAALKQVPSCEFYPMQAVQTNVVGTENVLNVAIKNKVRNIVVLSTDKAVYPINAMGISKAMMEKVAVAKSRNLDDNETVISCTRYGNVMASRGSVIPLFINQIRTGKEITITDPKMTRFMMSLDDAVDLVMFAFKNARNGDIFVQKAPACTVELLAKTIKDMLGKPEHKINIIGTRHGEKLYETLLTREEMVQAIDMEGYYRIPADTRDLNYNKFVESGEEVITESGEYHSHNTKQLKEEELKEMLMRLKEIEEDLREFGVKK; translated from the coding sequence ATGTTCAAAGATAAAATTTTATGTATAACAGGTGGGACGGGTTCATTTGGGAATGCAGTCCTAAGAAATTTTTTAAATACAGATATAAAAGAGATAAGAATATTTTCAAGAGATGAACTAAAACAAGATGAGATGCGAAAGAGATATAATAATGATAAATTGAAGTTTTATCTAGGTGATGTAAGAGATAAGAATTCGTTAGAAGATGCGATAAGAGGGGTAGATTATATATTTCATGCAGCAGCATTAAAACAAGTACCATCATGTGAGTTTTATCCAATGCAAGCAGTACAAACAAATGTAGTAGGAACAGAGAATGTACTAAATGTAGCAATAAAAAATAAAGTAAGAAATATAGTAGTATTAAGTACAGATAAAGCAGTGTATCCAATAAATGCAATGGGAATAAGTAAAGCAATGATGGAAAAAGTAGCAGTAGCAAAAAGTAGAAACCTTGATGATAATGAGACAGTAATATCATGTACAAGATATGGGAATGTAATGGCAAGTAGAGGGTCAGTAATACCACTTTTTATAAACCAAATAAGAACAGGGAAAGAAATAACAATAACAGATCCAAAAATGACAAGATTTATGATGAGTTTAGATGATGCAGTAGATTTAGTGATGTTTGCATTTAAGAACGCAAGAAATGGGGATATATTTGTACAAAAAGCACCAGCATGCACAGTAGAGCTACTAGCAAAAACAATAAAAGATATGTTAGGTAAGCCAGAGCATAAAATAAATATAATAGGGACAAGACATGGGGAGAAGTTGTATGAGACACTCTTAACAAGAGAAGAGATGGTACAAGCAATAGATATGGAAGGATATTATAGAATCCCAGCAGATACAAGAGATTTAAATTATAATAAATTTGTAGAGAGTGGAGAAGAAGTGATAACAGAATCAGGGGAATATCATTCACATAATACAAAACAATTAAAAGAAGAAGAATTAAAAGAGATGTTAATGAGATTAAAAGAGATAGAAGAAGATTTAAGAGAGTTTGGAGTAAAAAAATGA
- the rfaD gene encoding ADP-glyceromanno-heptose 6-epimerase translates to MKYIDIDFNNKTILITGAAGFIGSNLCFYFQENFPEAKIIALDCFRSGETFSNGNLKSFGHFKNLIGFKGTVISGDINDKEILLNLENEYKFDYIFHQAAISDTTVSEQDLMVKTNVNAYEDLLKLAIKHKANMIYASSAATYGDASSPQTVGNESPNNVYGFSKLMMDNITYSYLKKGLDISIVGLRYFNVYGPKEFFKNKTASTVVQFAHQLLKGNAPKLFEGSDKILRDFIYIEDVIQANIKACSPKKSGIYNVGTGKARSFQDIADILQKELGTSFQTEYIPNPYIGQYQFHTEANVQASKEELGFEARFELEDGIKAYIPEIKRLFEQEVK, encoded by the coding sequence ATGAAATATATTGATATAGACTTTAATAATAAAACGATTTTAATAACTGGTGCTGCTGGATTTATAGGTTCAAATTTATGTTTTTATTTTCAAGAAAATTTTCCAGAAGCTAAAATTATAGCTTTAGATTGTTTTAGATCAGGAGAAACTTTTTCAAATGGAAACCTAAAAAGTTTTGGGCATTTTAAAAATCTTATTGGATTTAAAGGTACTGTAATAAGCGGTGATATAAATGATAAAGAGATATTATTAAATTTAGAAAATGAGTATAAATTTGATTATATTTTTCATCAAGCTGCTATTTCAGATACAACTGTTAGTGAACAAGATTTAATGGTAAAAACAAATGTAAATGCTTATGAAGATTTACTAAAATTGGCAATTAAACATAAAGCAAATATGATTTATGCAAGTTCAGCTGCAACATATGGAGATGCTTCAAGTCCACAAACTGTTGGTAATGAATCACCAAATAATGTATATGGTTTTAGTAAATTAATGATGGATAATATCACATACTCATATCTTAAAAAAGGTTTAGATATTTCTATTGTGGGACTTAGATATTTTAATGTATATGGACCAAAAGAGTTTTTTAAAAATAAAACAGCTTCAACAGTAGTTCAATTTGCTCATCAATTATTAAAAGGGAATGCTCCAAAATTATTTGAAGGAAGTGATAAAATTTTAAGAGATTTTATCTATATTGAAGATGTCATTCAAGCTAATATTAAAGCTTGTTCTCCTAAAAAAAGTGGAATTTATAATGTGGGAACAGGAAAAGCTAGATCTTTTCAAGATATTGCAGATATTTTACAAAAAGAGTTAGGAACTTCTTTTCAAACTGAATATATCCCAAATCCTTACATAGGACAATATCAATTTCATACAGAAGCAAATGTACAAGCTTCAAAAGAAGAGTTAGGTTTTGAAGCTAGATTTGAGCTTGAAGATGGAATTAAAGCTTATATTCCTGAAATAAAAAGGCTATTTGAACAAGAGGTAAAATAG
- a CDS encoding glycosyltransferase family 4 protein → MKERIIVVTEYFYPEERNDAILITKIVKALNNTSNNVEVICTSNLGNEKELDFINGKVHRLKSIDFKSKNIIFRVFKLLFLTFQLILKSIFFLKKEDKVFIVTNPVFLLPFMAFLKKIKKFEITLLVYDVFPENLIATNILNPKNIFYKFLKKVYDWSYKNMDKLIVIGRDMQEFIQKKVDYKKDIFLIENWCDHKKIIPMKKEDNPIIKKFKLENKIVFSFVGNFGLVQGIENLLEAASLVKNKKFVLLFIGDGAEKTKIEKFIKNNTKNNIIYAGKYPSKEENIFLNACDISIVSLNNSMYGLGVPSKSYYNMAAQKPLLYVGDKNTEIGKVINDNKIGWTCTPSNPSLLANLIDEICENEDSLIQLGKKSRETLIKYYSEEIILNKYIRIYNKD, encoded by the coding sequence TTGAAAGAAAGAATTATTGTAGTTACTGAATACTTTTATCCAGAAGAAAGAAATGATGCAATTTTAATAACTAAAATTGTTAAAGCTTTAAATAATACTTCAAATAATGTTGAAGTAATTTGTACTTCTAATCTTGGAAATGAAAAAGAATTAGATTTTATTAATGGCAAAGTTCATAGATTAAAAAGTATAGATTTTAAAAGTAAAAATATAATTTTTAGAGTGTTTAAACTATTGTTTTTAACTTTTCAATTAATATTAAAATCAATATTTTTTTTAAAGAAAGAAGATAAAGTATTTATTGTTACTAATCCAGTTTTTTTATTACCTTTTATGGCATTTTTAAAGAAAATAAAAAAATTTGAAATAACTTTACTTGTATATGATGTGTTTCCTGAAAATCTAATAGCAACTAATATTTTAAACCCTAAAAATATATTTTATAAATTTTTAAAAAAAGTTTATGATTGGTCATATAAAAATATGGATAAGTTAATTGTTATTGGTCGTGATATGCAAGAGTTTATCCAAAAGAAAGTTGATTATAAAAAAGATATTTTTTTAATTGAAAATTGGTGTGATCATAAGAAAATAATTCCAATGAAAAAAGAAGATAATCCAATTATAAAAAAATTTAAATTAGAAAATAAAATTGTATTTTCTTTTGTTGGAAATTTTGGTTTAGTTCAAGGTATTGAAAATTTATTAGAAGCAGCATCTTTAGTAAAAAATAAAAAGTTTGTATTGCTTTTTATTGGTGATGGGGCAGAGAAAACTAAAATAGAAAAATTTATAAAAAATAATACAAAAAATAATATTATATATGCTGGTAAATATCCATCAAAAGAAGAAAATATATTTTTAAATGCTTGTGATATTTCAATAGTATCATTAAATAATTCAATGTATGGTTTAGGTGTCCCAAGTAAATCTTATTATAATATGGCTGCGCAAAAGCCTTTATTATATGTTGGAGATAAAAATACTGAGATAGGAAAAGTTATTAATGATAATAAAATAGGTTGGACTTGTACTCCTTCAAATCCTAGTTTATTAGCAAATCTAATAGATGAAATTTGTGAAAATGAAGATAGTCTCATTCAATTAGGAAAAAAATCAAGAGAGACTTTAATAAAATATTATTCTGAAGAAATTATTCTTAATAAATATATTAGAATATACAATAAGGATTAA
- a CDS encoding type II secretion system protein, translated as MKQAFSLLELVFVLVILAIIGSFAVPKYMNTRDVAVVTTVKRDITTIVNALQTQYLASGRIDDISKFVTINNKNWNVNKNKMWYSVGEKECVSITLNESQATIEVKINKDIDKICKKLREAGVKDSLFDLY; from the coding sequence ATGAAACAAGCATTCTCTTTATTAGAACTAGTATTTGTTCTTGTAATTTTGGCTATTATTGGAAGTTTTGCTGTTCCAAAATATATGAATACAAGGGATGTTGCAGTTGTAACAACTGTTAAAAGAGATATTACTACAATTGTAAATGCTTTGCAAACTCAATATTTAGCAAGTGGAAGAATAGACGATATTTCAAAATTTGTTACAATCAATAATAAAAATTGGAATGTAAATAAAAATAAGATGTGGTATAGTGTTGGTGAAAAAGAGTGTGTCTCTATAACTTTAAATGAAAGCCAAGCCACAATAGAAGTTAAGATTAATAAAGATATTGATAAGATTTGTAAAAAATTAAGAGAAGCTGGAGTGAAAGATAGCTTATTTGATTTATACTAA
- a CDS encoding polysaccharide biosynthesis C-terminal domain-containing protein, whose translation MKILITGSNGFIAKNLIEHLKTNENLHLYLFDKKDSLNILETYVKEVDFIFHLAGVNRPKDITEFYEGNSNLTKNIVNILKENKKNTPILFSSSIQSNLDNDYGKSKLEAEKILLEYSKSTQAKVFIYKLPNVFGKWSKPNYNSVISTWCYNIANNLDIQINDEKVELNLVYIDDVIKSFIKQLEIKEIKDYYVEIETIYKKTLAEIRDLLFAFKENRTTLLIPNVASGFERALYATYLSYLPTDDFSYTLNGHKDERGTFYEILKTLNSGQFSLSTTAPGITRGNHYHHTKNEKFLVVRGEALIEFRHIVTNEIISYKVSDKKMQIVEMIPGYTHNIKNTGTEEMILILWANETFDQKNPDTYFLKVRDEK comes from the coding sequence ATGAAAATTTTAATAACAGGTTCAAATGGTTTTATAGCGAAAAATTTAATAGAACATTTAAAAACAAATGAAAATTTACATCTTTATTTATTTGATAAAAAAGACTCTTTAAATATTTTAGAAACTTATGTTAAAGAAGTTGATTTTATATTTCATCTTGCAGGTGTAAATAGACCAAAAGATATTACTGAATTTTATGAAGGAAATAGTAATTTAACAAAAAATATTGTAAATATTTTAAAAGAAAATAAAAAAAATACACCTATTTTATTTTCTTCTTCTATTCAATCAAATTTAGATAATGATTATGGAAAAAGTAAATTAGAAGCAGAAAAAATTCTTCTAGAATATTCTAAATCTACACAAGCAAAAGTATTTATATATAAATTACCAAATGTATTTGGTAAATGGTCTAAACCAAATTATAATAGCGTAATTTCTACTTGGTGTTATAATATTGCAAATAATTTAGATATACAAATAAATGATGAAAAAGTAGAACTAAACTTAGTTTATATAGATGATGTTATTAAATCTTTTATAAAACAATTAGAAATAAAAGAAATAAAAGATTATTATGTAGAAATAGAAACAATTTATAAAAAAACTTTAGCAGAAATTAGAGATTTACTTTTTGCTTTTAAAGAAAATAGAACTACTTTACTTATCCCAAATGTTGCTTCTGGATTTGAAAGAGCCTTATATGCAACATATTTAAGTTATTTACCTACTGATGATTTCTCATATACTTTAAATGGACATAAAGATGAAAGAGGAACTTTTTACGAAATATTAAAAACTTTAAATAGTGGTCAATTTTCTTTATCAACTACAGCTCCTGGTATTACAAGAGGAAATCATTATCATCATACAAAAAATGAAAAATTTTTAGTTGTACGTGGTGAAGCATTAATTGAATTTAGGCATATTGTAACAAATGAGATTATTTCATATAAAGTAAGTGATAAAAAAATGCAAATAGTTGAAATGATTCCTGGGTATACTCATAATATTAAAAATACAGGTACAGAAGAGATGATTTTAATCTTATGGGCAAATGAAACTTTTGATCAAAAAAATCCAGATACATATTTTTTAAAGGTACGAGATGAAAAATAG
- a CDS encoding MraY family glycosyltransferase — translation MFYFILFILSFFLTYFIKNYAIKKSLVAQVNERSSHTVPTPHGGGIAIAITWFIGLVYLYFNSQIETNLFYALLVGFFISIVSFFDDLYELSPKLRLLVQALVAMLGLYFLGGFETLTFGLFDISNFIITNIFAFFMIIWFINLTNFIDGINGYVGSEFIFLSIAGFLLFGDSLFLVLAMAILGFLYWNFNKAKIFMGDVGSTLLGYNIAIISISYANNEPSNLWIWIILFSLFWFDATLTLIRRKINKEKLSQAHKKHAYQRLTQAGWSHFKVTNYSILINIILFLIVYFISNIFIAFCLCLILLVFIMKYIDKKKAFL, via the coding sequence ATGTTTTATTTTATTTTGTTTATTTTATCATTTTTTCTTACATATTTTATAAAAAATTATGCAATTAAAAAATCACTTGTGGCACAAGTAAATGAAAGAAGTTCACATACTGTTCCAACTCCCCATGGCGGAGGAATTGCAATTGCTATTACTTGGTTTATAGGTTTAGTTTATTTATATTTTAATTCACAAATAGAAACTAATCTTTTTTATGCATTATTAGTAGGTTTTTTTATAAGTATTGTAAGTTTTTTTGATGATTTATATGAATTAAGTCCTAAATTAAGATTATTAGTACAAGCTTTAGTTGCAATGCTAGGTCTTTATTTTTTAGGTGGTTTTGAAACTTTAACTTTTGGTTTATTTGATATTTCAAACTTTATTATTACAAATATTTTTGCTTTTTTTATGATAATTTGGTTTATAAACCTTACAAATTTTATAGATGGGATAAATGGGTATGTGGGAAGTGAATTTATCTTTTTATCTATTGCAGGTTTTTTACTTTTTGGTGATTCTCTTTTTCTTGTATTAGCTATGGCTATTCTTGGGTTTTTATACTGGAATTTTAATAAAGCTAAAATCTTTATGGGAGATGTAGGAAGTACTCTTTTAGGATACAATATAGCTATTATTTCTATTTCTTATGCTAATAATGAGCCTTCAAATTTATGGATTTGGATTATTTTGTTTTCTCTTTTTTGGTTTGATGCAACTTTAACACTAATAAGAAGAAAGATTAATAAAGAAAAACTATCTCAAGCTCATAAAAAACATGCTTATCAAAGGCTTACACAAGCAGGATGGAGTCACTTTAAAGTTACAAATTATTCAATACTTATAAATATTATACTATTTTTAATAGTATATTTTATTTCAAATATTTTTATAGCTTTTTGCCTTTGTTTAATCTTATTAGTTTTTATAATGAAATATATTGATAAAAAAAAGGCTTTTTTATAA
- a CDS encoding oligosaccharide repeat unit polymerase: MIVFPNNFYFITNILIISWSSFLLLFFFGPIQYPYSSEIFYLNLIFFIGFYFGYFFYSLLPKKIIVKNKNENNENSLIIKATLLFSLLYLILVIYDSLIAGNVLEYGITVAREMMYYEGRRGSVIGMLNILLGGMPIIGITILIVLKKEEIGNYFYLLLGSSILGIFSYFLSGGRNFFVISLFVLFFVYLLQNKNRQKTNLLKKIKTKYKILIAILILLSISYVLYLFIERAELRGITVYDTAMNLERDFGVKVTLSPFQNEFLSLIYYIFVMLVFYITHSLSLLSEYFYINYEQLLGGVNTFPLFTMFIDKIFETSFYQEAMNKLLLNGIYLSLLGRVYLDFSFFGVFMVSFFLGIILNYTLSRARYSDGILIKLVSATMCATILLMPMYNILAGTAISIILSIFIIYFTKVFFLRKNDVQR, from the coding sequence TTGATAGTATTTCCAAATAATTTTTATTTTATTACAAATATTTTAATTATATCTTGGAGTTCGTTCCTCTTATTATTTTTTTTTGGACCTATTCAATATCCTTATAGTTCAGAAATTTTTTATTTAAATCTTATATTTTTTATAGGATTTTACTTTGGATACTTTTTTTATAGTTTATTGCCTAAAAAAATTATTGTCAAAAATAAAAATGAGAATAATGAAAATAGTTTAATTATAAAAGCTACTTTATTATTTAGCTTATTGTATTTAATTTTAGTAATATATGACTCTTTAATAGCTGGAAATGTTTTAGAATATGGTATTACAGTAGCAAGAGAAATGATGTATTATGAAGGTAGAAGAGGTTCTGTTATTGGTATGCTTAATATATTATTAGGTGGAATGCCTATTATAGGTATAACAATATTAATAGTTTTAAAAAAAGAAGAAATAGGTAATTATTTTTATTTACTATTAGGTAGTTCTATATTAGGAATATTTAGTTATTTTTTAAGTGGAGGAAGAAATTTCTTTGTAATTTCTTTATTTGTACTTTTTTTTGTATATTTACTTCAAAATAAAAATAGACAAAAGACTAATCTTTTAAAAAAGATAAAAACTAAATATAAAATTTTAATTGCTATTTTAATATTGTTAAGTATATCCTATGTTCTTTATTTATTTATAGAAAGAGCAGAATTAAGAGGAATAACAGTTTATGACACTGCAATGAATTTAGAAAGAGATTTTGGAGTAAAAGTTACTTTATCTCCTTTTCAAAATGAATTTTTGAGTTTAATATATTATATCTTTGTAATGTTAGTTTTTTATATTACTCACTCATTAAGTTTATTATCTGAGTATTTTTATATAAATTATGAACAACTATTAGGGGGAGTAAATACTTTTCCTCTTTTTACAATGTTTATTGATAAAATATTTGAAACAAGTTTTTATCAAGAGGCAATGAATAAATTGTTATTAAATGGTATTTATTTATCGTTATTAGGTAGAGTATATTTAGATTTCTCATTTTTTGGAGTTTTTATGGTTTCCTTCTTTTTAGGAATTATTTTAAATTATACTCTATCTCGTGCTAGATATAGTGATGGTATTTTAATAAAATTGGTCTCTGCGACAATGTGTGCAACTATTCTTTTAATGCCAATGTATAATATATTAGCTGGAACAGCAATATCTATTATTTTATCAATATTTATAATTTATTTTACAAAAGTATTTTTTTTAAGGAAAAATGATGTTCAAAGATAA
- the gmhB gene encoding D-glycero-beta-D-manno-heptose 1,7-bisphosphate 7-phosphatase, whose translation MQKAFFIDRDGVINIDKNYVYKIDDFEFIEGVFDSFKYLQEKGYKLFIITNQSGIGRGYYKEEEFLELTSWMKQQFDKKGIQIEEVKYCPHSPESNCNCRKPKTGMIDEILKSYDIDLENSWLIGDKDSDINCAINAGIKNSIQVKSGQEFDEKKSQATFIINSIKEIKKVVTI comes from the coding sequence ATGCAAAAAGCTTTTTTTATAGATAGAGATGGAGTTATTAATATTGATAAAAACTATGTTTATAAAATAGATGATTTTGAGTTTATTGAAGGTGTTTTTGATAGTTTTAAATATCTTCAAGAAAAAGGATATAAACTATTTATTATTACAAATCAATCAGGAATTGGAAGAGGGTATTATAAAGAAGAAGAGTTTTTAGAACTTACTTCTTGGATGAAACAACAGTTCGATAAAAAGGGCATACAAATAGAAGAAGTAAAATATTGCCCTCATTCTCCTGAGTCTAATTGTAACTGCCGAAAACCAAAAACTGGTATGATAGATGAGATTTTAAAAAGTTATGATATTGATTTGGAAAACTCATGGCTTATTGGGGATAAAGACTCAGATATTAATTGTGCAATAAATGCAGGAATAAAAAACTCTATTCAGGTAAAATCAGGACAAGAATTTGATGAGAAAAAATCACAAGCTACTTTTATAATAAATAGTATAAAAGAGATTAAAAAAGTAGTAACAATTTAA
- the wecB gene encoding non-hydrolyzing UDP-N-acetylglucosamine 2-epimerase, whose protein sequence is MKNRGIKRLKVMTIVGTRPEIIRLSSVIQKLEETEAIEHILVHTGQNYDYELNEVFFKDFNLKKPDYFLNAAGGGAIETIGKIFIAIEPILEKEEPEAVLILGDTNSCLCAIPAKKRKIPIFHMEAGNRCFDARVPEETNRKIVDHTADINLTYSDIAREYLLREGLPADRIIKTGSPMYEVLNKKLKDINNSKILEELKLREGEYFVVSAHREENISSDKNFLDLVDSLNTIAKRYKRPIIVSTHPRTRNRIKELNIRFEAEIQLQKPLGFDDYVKLQKEAKVVLSDSGTISEESSILGFRALNIREAHERPEAMEETSVMMVGLEKSRIIQGIDILESQKEDTLKRVEDYSKPNVSEKVIRIILSYTDYVNKTVWKKS, encoded by the coding sequence ATGAAAAATAGAGGAATAAAAAGATTAAAAGTGATGACAATAGTAGGGACAAGACCAGAGATAATAAGATTGTCATCAGTAATACAAAAATTAGAAGAGACAGAAGCAATAGAGCATATATTAGTACATACAGGGCAAAATTATGATTATGAATTAAATGAAGTATTTTTTAAAGATTTTAATTTAAAAAAGCCAGATTATTTTCTAAATGCAGCAGGCGGAGGAGCCATAGAGACAATAGGGAAAATATTTATAGCAATAGAACCAATATTAGAGAAAGAAGAACCAGAAGCAGTTTTAATCTTAGGAGATACAAATAGCTGTCTATGTGCAATTCCAGCCAAAAAGAGGAAAATACCAATATTTCATATGGAAGCAGGGAATAGATGCTTTGATGCAAGAGTACCAGAAGAGACAAATAGAAAAATAGTAGATCATACAGCAGATATAAACCTAACATATAGTGATATAGCAAGAGAATATCTATTAAGAGAAGGGTTACCAGCAGATAGAATAATAAAAACAGGTTCCCCAATGTATGAAGTATTAAATAAAAAGCTAAAAGATATAAATAATTCAAAAATATTAGAAGAATTAAAATTAAGAGAAGGAGAATACTTTGTAGTATCAGCACATAGAGAGGAGAATATCAGTTCAGATAAGAACTTTCTAGATTTAGTAGATAGCTTAAATACAATAGCAAAGAGATATAAAAGACCAATAATAGTATCAACACATCCAAGAACAAGAAATAGAATAAAAGAATTAAATATAAGGTTTGAAGCAGAGATACAATTACAAAAACCTTTAGGATTTGATGATTATGTAAAACTACAAAAAGAGGCAAAAGTAGTATTAAGTGATAGTGGAACAATAAGTGAGGAGTCATCAATATTAGGTTTTCGAGCGTTAAATATAAGAGAGGCCCATGAACGACCAGAAGCGATGGAAGAGACAAGTGTAATGATGGTAGGATTAGAGAAGAGCAGAATAATACAAGGGATAGATATTTTAGAGAGTCAAAAAGAGGATACATTAAAAAGAGTAGAAGATTATAGTAAGCCAAATGTATCAGAGAAAGTAATAAGAATAATATTATCATATACAGATTATGTTAATAAAACAGTTTGGAAAAAAAGTTGA